The following are from one region of the Vidua chalybeata isolate OUT-0048 chromosome 12, bVidCha1 merged haplotype, whole genome shotgun sequence genome:
- the GMPPB gene encoding mannose-1-phosphate guanyltransferase beta, whose translation MRALILVGGFGTRLRPLTLSRPKPLVEFCNKAVLLHQLEALRQAGVSHVVLAVSYMSDALEAAMREQEQRLGIRISMSHEKEPLGTAGPLALARDLLAEDGEPFFVLNSDVICEFPFAALARFHRQHGGEGSLVVTRVEEPAKYGVVVCEADTGRICRFVEKPRVFVSNKINAGLYIFNPGILQRIQLRPTSIEKEIFPAMAQDGQLYAMELQGFWMDIGQPKDFLTGMCMYLQALRAQHPEKLHSGPGVVGNVLVDPSAKIGANCVIGPNVTIGAGVVVEDGVRIKRCTVLEGARIRSHSWLESCIVGWSCSVGQWVRMENVTVLGEDVIVNDELYLNGANVLPHKSIAESVPEPRIIM comes from the exons ATGCGGGCGCTGATCCTGGTTGGCGGCTTCGGGACGCGGCTGCGGCCGCTGACCCTGAGCCGGCCGAAGCCGCTGGTGGAGTTCTGCAACAAGGCGGTGCTGCTCCACCAGCTTGAAGCTCTCCGGCAG GCGGGCGTCAGCCATGTGGTGCTGGCGGTGAGCTACATGTCGGACGCGCTGGAGGCCGCTATGCGGGAGCAGGAACAACGG CTCGGCATCCGCATCTCCATGTCCCACGAGAAGGAGCCGCTGGGCACAG CGGGACCGCTGGCACTGGCGCGGGACCTGCTGGCCGAGGACGGGGAGCCCTTCTTTGTCCTCAACAGCGATGTGATCTGCGAGTTCCCCTTCGCGGCGCTGGCCCGTTTCCACCGGCAGCACGGCGGCGAGGGCTCCCTGGTGGTGACCCGCGTGGAGGAGCCAGCCAAGTACGGTGTGGTGGTGTGCGAGGCCGACACCGGCCGCATCTGCCGCTTCGTGGAGAAGCCGCGGGTCTTTGTGTCCAACAAGATCAACGCTGGCCTCTACATATTTAACCCTGGCATCTTGCAACGCATCCAG CTGCGCCCCACCTCCATCGAGAAGGAGATCTTCCCAGCCATGGCACAGGATGGGCAGCTCTACGCCATGGAGCTACAGG GCTTCTGGATGGACATTGGGCAGCCAAAGGATTTCCTTACGGGCATGTGCATGTACCTGCAAGCGCTGCGGGCTCAGCACCCCGAGAAGCTGCACTCGGGGCCCGGTGTCGTAGGGAATGTGCTGGTG GACCCCAGTGCCAAGATTGGGGCAAACTGTGTCATCGGGCCCAACGTGACGATCGGGGCCGGCGTGGTGGTGGAGGATGGGGTGCGCATCAAACGCTGCACTGTGCTGGAAGGGGCCCGCATCCGCTCCCATTCCTGGCTGGAATCCTGCATcgtgggctggagctgctccgtGGGGCAGTGG GTGCGCATGGAGAACGTGACTGTGCTGGGCGAGGATGTCATCGTCAACGACGAGCTCTACCTCAACGGGGCCAATGTGCTGCCACACAAATCCATCGCCGAGTCTGTGCCAGAGCCACGCATCATCATGTAG
- the IP6K1 gene encoding inositol hexakisphosphate kinase 1 isoform X2, translating into MCVCQTMEVGKYGKNATRSGDRGVLLEPFIHQVGGHSSMMRYDDHTVCKPLITREQRFYESLPPEMKEFTPEYKGVVSVCFEGDSDGYINLVAYPFVENEALEQDDLPERDQPRRKHSRRSLHRSSSGTEHKEEKPGLASDSTESIQETKSPRVDLHIHSDVPFQMLDGNSGLSSEKISYNPWSLRCHKQQLSRMRSESKDRKLYKFLLLENVVHHFKLPCVLDLKMGTRQHGDDASEEKAARQMKKCEQSTSATLGVRVCGMQVYQLDTGHYLCRNKYYGRGLSIEGFRNALYQYLHNGIELRKDLFEPVLAKLRSLKAVLERQASYRFYSSSLLIIYDGKDSRAGTLVERRPEARLKRVDGPVPESLQDGGSSEPGSSAQPKVDVRMIDFAHSTFKGFRDDPTVHDGPDMGYVFGLESLINIMEQMREENQ; encoded by the exons ATGTGTGTTTGTCAAACCATGGAAGTGGGCAAGTATGGCAAGAATGCCACTCGCTCTGGAGACCGGGGGGTCCTGCTGGAGCCTTTCATTCACCAGGTGGGCGGGCACAGCAGCATGATGCGCTACGATGACCACACTGTCTGCAAGCCCCTCATCACCCGGGAGCAGCGCTTCTATGAGTCCCTGCCCCCAGAAATGAAGGAGTTCACACCTGAGTACAAAG GTGTGGTATCTGTCTGTTTTGAGGGAGACAGTGATGGCTACATTAACCTGGTGGCCTATCCCTTTGTGGAGAATgaggctctggagcaggatgATCTGCCAGAGAGGGACCAGCCACGGCGCAAGCACTCACGCCGGAGCCTTCACAGGTCAAGCAGCGGCACCGAGCACAAGGAGGAGAAGCCTGGCCTGGCCAGTGACAGCACCGAAAG CATCCAGGAAACGAAGAGTCCCAGGGTGGACTTGCACATCCACTCAGATGTTCCATTTCAGATGTTGGATGGGAACAGCGGCCTGAGCTCCGAGAAGATCAGCTATAACCCCTGGAGCCTGCGCTGccacaagcagcagctgagccgCATGCGGTCGGAGTCCAAGGACCGGAAGCTGTACA AGTTCCTCTTGCTGGAGAACGTGGTGCATCATTTCAAGCTTCCCTGTGTGCTTGATCTGAAGATGGGGACCAGACAGCACGGAGATGATGCCTCTGAGGAGAAGGCTGCTCGGCAGATGAAGAAGTGTGAACAGAGCACTTCTGCCACCTTGGGTGTGCGTGTGTGTGGGATGCAG GTCTATCAGCTGGACACAGGGCATTACTTATGCAGGAATAAATACTATGGGCGCGGCCTTTCCATCGAAGGCTTCCGCAATGCCCTCTACCAGTACCTCCACAACGGCATTGAGCTGCGCAAGGACCTCTTTGAGCCCGTCCTCGCCAAACTGCGCAGCCTGAAGGCGGTTTTGGAGAGACAGGCCTCCTACCGCTTCTactccagctccctcctcaTCATCTACGACGGGAAGGACAGCCGTGCGGGGACCTTGGTGGAGCGCCGGCCGGAGGCGCGCCTGAAGCGGGTGGACGGCCCCGTCCCGGAGAGCCTCCAGGACGGCGGCAGCTCGGAGCCCGGCTCCTCGGCCCAGCCCAAGGTGGACGTGCGCATGATTGACTTTGCACACAGCACCTTCAAGGGCTTCCGCGATGACCCCACTGTGCACGACGGACCCGACATGGGCTACGTGTTCGGGCTGGAAAGCCTCATCAACATCATGGAGCAGATGCGTGAGGAAAACCAGTAG
- the IP6K1 gene encoding inositol hexakisphosphate kinase 1 isoform X1 has protein sequence MCVCQTMEVGKYGKNATRSGDRGVLLEPFIHQVGGHSSMMRYDDHTVCKPLITREQRFYESLPPEMKEFTPEYKGVVSVCFEGDSDGYINLVAYPFVENEALEQDDLPERDQPRRKHSRRSLHRSSSGTEHKEEKPGLASDSTESSIQETKSPRVDLHIHSDVPFQMLDGNSGLSSEKISYNPWSLRCHKQQLSRMRSESKDRKLYKFLLLENVVHHFKLPCVLDLKMGTRQHGDDASEEKAARQMKKCEQSTSATLGVRVCGMQVYQLDTGHYLCRNKYYGRGLSIEGFRNALYQYLHNGIELRKDLFEPVLAKLRSLKAVLERQASYRFYSSSLLIIYDGKDSRAGTLVERRPEARLKRVDGPVPESLQDGGSSEPGSSAQPKVDVRMIDFAHSTFKGFRDDPTVHDGPDMGYVFGLESLINIMEQMREENQ, from the exons ATGTGTGTTTGTCAAACCATGGAAGTGGGCAAGTATGGCAAGAATGCCACTCGCTCTGGAGACCGGGGGGTCCTGCTGGAGCCTTTCATTCACCAGGTGGGCGGGCACAGCAGCATGATGCGCTACGATGACCACACTGTCTGCAAGCCCCTCATCACCCGGGAGCAGCGCTTCTATGAGTCCCTGCCCCCAGAAATGAAGGAGTTCACACCTGAGTACAAAG GTGTGGTATCTGTCTGTTTTGAGGGAGACAGTGATGGCTACATTAACCTGGTGGCCTATCCCTTTGTGGAGAATgaggctctggagcaggatgATCTGCCAGAGAGGGACCAGCCACGGCGCAAGCACTCACGCCGGAGCCTTCACAGGTCAAGCAGCGGCACCGAGCACAAGGAGGAGAAGCCTGGCCTGGCCAGTGACAGCACCGAAAG CAGCATCCAGGAAACGAAGAGTCCCAGGGTGGACTTGCACATCCACTCAGATGTTCCATTTCAGATGTTGGATGGGAACAGCGGCCTGAGCTCCGAGAAGATCAGCTATAACCCCTGGAGCCTGCGCTGccacaagcagcagctgagccgCATGCGGTCGGAGTCCAAGGACCGGAAGCTGTACA AGTTCCTCTTGCTGGAGAACGTGGTGCATCATTTCAAGCTTCCCTGTGTGCTTGATCTGAAGATGGGGACCAGACAGCACGGAGATGATGCCTCTGAGGAGAAGGCTGCTCGGCAGATGAAGAAGTGTGAACAGAGCACTTCTGCCACCTTGGGTGTGCGTGTGTGTGGGATGCAG GTCTATCAGCTGGACACAGGGCATTACTTATGCAGGAATAAATACTATGGGCGCGGCCTTTCCATCGAAGGCTTCCGCAATGCCCTCTACCAGTACCTCCACAACGGCATTGAGCTGCGCAAGGACCTCTTTGAGCCCGTCCTCGCCAAACTGCGCAGCCTGAAGGCGGTTTTGGAGAGACAGGCCTCCTACCGCTTCTactccagctccctcctcaTCATCTACGACGGGAAGGACAGCCGTGCGGGGACCTTGGTGGAGCGCCGGCCGGAGGCGCGCCTGAAGCGGGTGGACGGCCCCGTCCCGGAGAGCCTCCAGGACGGCGGCAGCTCGGAGCCCGGCTCCTCGGCCCAGCCCAAGGTGGACGTGCGCATGATTGACTTTGCACACAGCACCTTCAAGGGCTTCCGCGATGACCCCACTGTGCACGACGGACCCGACATGGGCTACGTGTTCGGGCTGGAAAGCCTCATCAACATCATGGAGCAGATGCGTGAGGAAAACCAGTAG